The region TCGAGGTCGAGGTCGACCGTCATCATGGCGGGAGCAAAAGGCGGACAAAAGGCGACGATCCGGCCGCAACCATCGTAGACGGTACTGAAGCCGTCGAAGGTGTACACCGTTTTGCCGTTGTTCTGGAGGCCGACATTGTTAACATAAGCCAAGGGGATGCCGTTTTCCTGCGCTTCTTTCGAAAAGACGCGGTTGCGCTTATTGTTTTTGCCGAGAGTGAAGGGTGAACTGGAAATGTTGACGATCAGTTCGGCACCATTATTTTTTAGGGCTGAGACCGGCTTGAGGCCGTAGTCGTCACTCCAGCCGTCCTCGCAGAGGATACAGCCGATATTGACTTTTCGGCCGCCGATGGTTACGGCGACCGGCCGGAGAAGTTCGGCAGGCTGCCGCCCGAGGTCCAGGGCCAGTTTGCGCAGGCTGTAGAAATGGCGAGAGTCGTCGAATTCCCGGTAATTTGGCTGGAGGGATTTGATGCGAAAAGGATAGGGAAAGTGATCGCCGCCGAGCAGTTCGCCGTCCTGGGCGACGAAAAAGGCGTTGTATTTTCGCACCCGGCCGTCGTCGCCGCGTTTAGCCCAGTCGAGGCCGACGTTGCCGAACATGACGCACAGACCGCGGGAGGCGGCGACGATGCGGCGGCCGTATTCCTCGCAATCGCGGAGAAAGGCCTGCTGCTCCCAAGTATCGCCGAGAAGGTAGCCGGGCACGGCCATTTCCGGGAAAACTACTATTTCGACTTTTTTTGCGCGGGCCTCGTCGATCATCGCCAGCATCGCCGCGCTATTCAGGTCCGGCCGTCCCGGGACTACTTCCATTTGGGCCAGGGCTATTCTAATCAAAAAAGGTCACCTCACGTGTTGACGATCAGGAATTTTCCGCCGGGATAGTAAAAGACAGGAATGTTGGCTGCCGTTGTGGAAATGCTTTTATTATCATTCTCTGCCGGCAGGTTTATTCCTTTCGCCCCGGGCAAAATGCGCCCGGAGTCTGCCTGCGGGATACAGTGAAGGGTCGGGGTCCGGCCCAAAGGAGATGACAAGATGTTTGAAAAAGTGCTGGCCGCGGCCGGGCGGATCGATGGAGTGGCCCACCGTACACCGGTTATGACATCGAGGCTTTTGAACGAGGTTGCCGGCAACGCCGTCTTTCTTAAGTGCGAGAACTTTCAGCGGATGGGCGCCTTCAAGTTCAGGGGCGCGTACAACGCGGTGACGGCTTTACCGTCCGACGAACGTGCACGGGGCATCGTAACTTATTCCTCCGGCAACCACGCTCAGGCGATAGCCCTTACCGGCAGCTTGCTGGGGATTGCCACCACCGTCATCATGCCTTCGGACGCGCCGGCGGTCAAGTTCGCCGCCACAGAGGGGTATGGGGCGAAAATCGTTAAGTACGATAAGGAAAGTACGACGCGGGAAAAGGTGGCTGACGAATTGATGGCCCAATACGGGTATACGCTGATCCCGCCTTTCGATCACGAGGATGTCGTGGCCGGACAGGGAACGTCCGCCAAAGAACTTATCGAGGACGTCGGCGGCCTGGATTATGTTTTCTCCCCGTGCGGCGGCGGCGGATTGCTTTCCGGCACTGCCGTCAGCGCCAAGCATCTTCTGCCCGGATGCCGGGTTATCGGTGTCGAGCCGGAGTTGGCCGACGATGCCGTTCGCTCGTTCAAGACAGGCGAACTGCATTCGGTTAAGAACCCGCCCACGATCGCCGACGGGCTGCGCACGCCGTCGCTGGGGAAAATCACTTTCCCGCTCGTGCGCAAGTACGTGGACGATATGGTAACAGTCAGCGAGGAAGAGATAATCAGCACGATGTACTACCTGTGGACCCGCCTTAAGATCGTCGTAGAACCCTCCGGGGCCGTAGGCCTCGCGCCGCTTTTCCACCGTAAACTGCCCTTTACCGGCAAACGGGTCGGCGTTATTCTCAGCGGCGGCAACGTCGATGTGCGGGAGGCCGGCAAGTTGTTTGCCGCGGTGCGCGACTGACGAGGAAAAATTTGTGGTCATTGGGAAGAATTACAGGGAAAAGCTTTATGGCGGCGAACAATAATGTTGTGGCGGATTGATAAGGCAACGCCATGTCCAAAGGGGAGATTTCTTCGCATGCGACGTTTTTTGCTCGCTCTTGTGGTTGTTTCGGTCTTGAACCTCTTGTCCGCGCCGCCGGCGGTCTATGCGGAAGAGGGGGTAATTTTCCACAGACCGACGGTTGCTATGCTGCCGGTAATCAACAACTCCGGCCAAAAACGGACCGAGTACATTACTGAGATCGTCACCGAAGCTTTGTACGCCAAGTTCGGCTCCGGTCGTTACCTGTTGGTGGACGGCCAGACGCTGGATGATGCCCTGCGTCGTCAAGGCATCGACGATATTCATGCGGCAAGCGACGCCGCTCTCTTTGGTGCCTTGAGGAACCTGGGAATCGATTACGCCGCCAGGGCTGAGATTCACCCGCTCATCGTCCGGCAACGGGTTCACTTTCCCGATGTTTTCTTGCTTATGAAGGCCTGGTCGGCTTCGGTGCCGGTAACTTTCGCGGTCACTAACGTCCGTACAGGCGGCTATGCGTACGAGGCATATTTCAACGAATATGCCAAACACGATTTCTTTATCGGCTTTGCCGACCGCCACCAGGCGATTCGCCTCGCTCTCGACAAGGTTGTGGAGAAGTTCGCCCAGGAGCAGATCAGCCTAGAATAAGGATATGAGGACGGATTCCCCTGGGTAAGATTTGACTGAAACGACGGACGGTTGGTATAATAACACAGAATATTATACGGTTGAGGTGCCCCCGTGCTCAGCGGGGGATAATAGGGAAGTCGGAGCATGTCTCATGTTGCCGCGCGGTCCCGCCACTGTACCGGGGAGAGCCTGCATTGCCACTCGCTGAGGGGAAGGCGCAGGATCCAGGAACCGGGAGCCAGGAGACCTGCCTTTGCCGTCGGTACGAACCTTCGAGGAAAGGTGAGTAATCTCCCGGTCGTTTTCGGCTTTTTGGGGGTTATTCACCCCTGAGAAGCCTTTTGCATTTTAAGGAGGTATTTCATGAAGTTGCTTGAGGAAACATTGGCGGCGATCGCGCCACCAGACGCCGGGGTGATGGCCAAGGTTCAGGCGAGGCTGGACAGTCTGACAAAACCGCCGGGCAGTCTCGG is a window of Selenomonadales bacterium 4137-cl DNA encoding:
- a CDS encoding threo-3-hydroxy-L-aspartate ammonia-lyase; this translates as MFEKVLAAAGRIDGVAHRTPVMTSRLLNEVAGNAVFLKCENFQRMGAFKFRGAYNAVTALPSDERARGIVTYSSGNHAQAIALTGSLLGIATTVIMPSDAPAVKFAATEGYGAKIVKYDKESTTREKVADELMAQYGYTLIPPFDHEDVVAGQGTSAKELIEDVGGLDYVFSPCGGGGLLSGTAVSAKHLLPGCRVIGVEPELADDAVRSFKTGELHSVKNPPTIADGLRTPSLGKITFPLVRKYVDDMVTVSEEEIISTMYYLWTRLKIVVEPSGAVGLAPLFHRKLPFTGKRVGVILSGGNVDVREAGKLFAAVRD